From Coffea arabica cultivar ET-39 chromosome 2e, Coffea Arabica ET-39 HiFi, whole genome shotgun sequence, the proteins below share one genomic window:
- the LOC113729762 gene encoding probable ADP-ribosylation factor GTPase-activating protein AGD11: protein MSVEQGNTNRNDVSGFCLSDLLQMETSPSYSCLSNERHNLSSSPQRRLESLLVERGNRFCADCGSPEPKWVSFNFGAFICIKCSGVHRSLGVHITKVLSVKLDEWTNEQVDTLISMGGNTAVNLKYEALLPENYKKPKLDSSIEERSDFIRRKYELQQFSNCDELMYCTLPSPSSSYCNSVSCNYTLEKRQYEKQTTSNRIHGLGQAFRNSWRRSSEQRSTKKSNSMAGMVEFIGLIKVNVVRGTNLAIRDMVTSDPYVILSLGNQSVKTRVIKNNLNPVWNEKLMLSIPENVPPLKLLVYDKDTFTTDDFMGEAEIDIQPLVSAAKAFESSILHEPMQLGKWKASRENTLVRDGIISLDEGKVKQEIALKLQNVERGVLEIELECVPLTQ from the exons ATGTCCGTGGAACAAGGGAATACAAATAGAAACGATGTTTCAG GTTTCTGCCTCTCTGACCTACTACAAATGGAAACCTCTCCAAGTTATAGTTGCTTGTCAAACGAAAGACACAATCTTTCTTCTA GTCCTCAAAGAAGATTGGAAAGTCTACTAGTTGAACGAGGCAATAGATTTTGTGCAGATTGTGGATCACCTGAACCAAAATGGGT ATCATTCAATTTTGGAGCTTTTATATGTATCAAGTGTTCTGGAGTTCACAGAAGTCTGGGGGTGCATATCACAAAG GTTTTATCTGTGAAACTTGATGAATGGACAAATGAGCAAGTTGATACTTTGATTAGTATGGGCGGAAATACTGCTGTAAACTTGAAATATGAAGCTCTTCTTccagaaaactacaaaaaaccaaaactagatTCATCCATTGAAGAACGCTCTGATTTTATTAG GAGAAAATATGAGTTACAACAGTTTTCTAATTGTGATGAGCTGATGTATTGCACCTTGCCATCGCCATCCTCATCCTATTGCAATTCCGTAAGTTGTAATTACACTTTAGAGAAAAGACAATATGAGAAGCAAACAACCAGTAACCGTATCCATGGTTTGGGTCAAGCATTCCGTAATAGTTGGAGAAGAAGTTCCGAACAAAGATCCACAAAGAAGAGTAACTCAATG GCAGGTATGGTCGAATTTATAGGACTAATAAAGGTAAATGTGGTTAGAGGCACGAACCTGGCTATTCGAGATATGGTGACGAGTGATCCTTATGTCATCCTCTCACTAGGGAATCAA TCAGTAAAGACACGGGTTATAAAGAATAACCTGAATCCAGTATGGAATGAAAAGCTAATGTTGTCAATTCCAGAAAATGTTCCTCCTCTGAAATTG CTTGTATATGACAAGGATACATTTACAACGGATGACTTTATGGGTGAAGCTGAGATCGACATTCAACCTCTAGTCTCTGCTGCCAAAGCCTTTGAGTCTTCCATACTTCATGAGCCTATGCAACTCGGAAAGTGGAAAGCAAGTAGAGAGAACACCCTTGTAAGAGATGGTATTATTTCCTTAGATGAAGGTAAGGTGAAGCAAGAAATAGCACTTAAGCTCCAAAATGTTGAAAGAGGAGTGTTGGAAATTGAACTTGAATGTGTTCCTCTTACTCAATAG